The following coding sequences lie in one Arachis ipaensis cultivar K30076 chromosome B03, Araip1.1, whole genome shotgun sequence genomic window:
- the LOC110269419 gene encoding uncharacterized protein LOC110269419, whose protein sequence is MGDSETVVAEAPAAETHAAAGFGDSASNPTQEVASTVAEPAAEAATQANSAYALGYSNTGDGNAYAEDPNAMQPEAQTNSTEDSKQGTEAPSGLGTAATGSSQVNGGPVGAIANATGLENGNALGNTVKIGRKCTKKKRKKKLSYIF, encoded by the coding sequence ATGGGAGATAGTGAAACAGTAGTTGCCGAAGCACCTGCAGCTGAGACACATGCTGCTGCTGGGTTTGGTGACTCTGCCTCAAACCCTACTCAGGAAGTAGCTTCTACTGTTGCTGAGCCTGCTGCAGAGGCTGCTACTCAAGCCAATTCAGCTTATGCCTTAGGTTATTCGAATACTGGCGACGGAAATGCTTATGCTGAGGATCCTAATGCTATGCAACCAGAAGCCCAAACCAATTCAACGGAGGATTCCAAGCAAGGTACTGAAGCTCCAAGTGGGCTTGGAACTGCAGCTACAGGCTCAAGTCAAGTAAATGGTGGTCCAGTGGGTGCAATAGCAAATGCAACAGGACTTGAGAATGGGAATGCATTAGGGAACACTGTCAAAATAGGCAGAAAATGTacaaagaaaaaaaggaagaaaaaacttAGTTATATATTTTGA